From one Aerosakkonema funiforme FACHB-1375 genomic stretch:
- a CDS encoding leucyl aminopeptidase: MEFRATNTPRLDWSGDGLAIGFFEDAVELTGDLAQLNEKFGGTLQELIAETEFKGKEGSSASTRVGGSGSPVRKIILVGLGKAETQKLNSLRRSAAAAARLAKKEKCKTLGLSLPVWNNDAATTTGAIVEGIELALHQDNRFKSESEDKGPQLEQVDLLGFEGQEDAINRAKQICAGVILARELVAAPANEVTPVTMAQTAEALAQEFGLAAEILEQEDCEKLGMGAFLGVAKASELPPKFIHLTYKPEGTPRRKLAIIGKGLTFDSGGLNIKVAGSGIEMMKIDMGGAAATLGAAKAIAQLKPDVEVHFITAATENMIGGRAMHPGDVLKASNGKTIEVNNTDAEGRLTLADALVFAEKLGVDAMIDLATLTGACVIALGDDIAGLWSPNDTVANEIIEAAELAGEKLWRMPLEEKYFDGLKSQIADMKNTGPRPGGSITAALFLKQFVKETPWVHLDIAGPVWADKENGYNNVGATGYGVRTLVNWALS, encoded by the coding sequence ATGGAATTTCGCGCAACAAATACCCCGCGCTTAGATTGGTCGGGGGATGGATTGGCAATTGGCTTTTTTGAAGATGCGGTGGAGTTAACTGGCGATTTAGCCCAGTTAAACGAGAAGTTCGGCGGTACTTTGCAAGAATTGATTGCAGAAACCGAATTTAAGGGCAAAGAAGGCAGCAGCGCTTCGACTCGCGTTGGCGGTAGCGGCAGTCCGGTTCGTAAAATTATACTGGTGGGACTGGGCAAGGCCGAAACGCAGAAGTTAAATTCTTTGCGCCGATCGGCAGCAGCAGCAGCTCGGTTAGCCAAAAAGGAAAAATGCAAAACCTTGGGCCTGAGCTTACCAGTGTGGAATAATGATGCTGCAACTACAACTGGGGCGATCGTTGAAGGTATAGAACTGGCTCTGCACCAAGATAATCGCTTTAAGTCAGAATCGGAAGACAAAGGGCCGCAACTCGAACAAGTCGATTTACTGGGTTTCGAGGGTCAAGAAGACGCAATTAACCGCGCCAAGCAAATCTGTGCCGGTGTTATCCTCGCGCGGGAACTGGTGGCCGCACCAGCTAACGAGGTAACTCCGGTGACGATGGCCCAAACAGCAGAAGCGCTGGCACAAGAATTCGGCTTGGCGGCAGAAATCTTGGAACAAGAAGATTGCGAAAAGCTGGGGATGGGTGCGTTTTTGGGTGTTGCCAAAGCTTCGGAATTACCCCCCAAGTTTATTCACTTGACTTACAAACCGGAGGGAACACCGCGCCGCAAACTGGCAATTATCGGTAAAGGTTTGACCTTCGACTCTGGCGGTTTGAATATCAAAGTTGCCGGTAGCGGGATCGAGATGATGAAAATAGATATGGGCGGTGCAGCGGCAACTCTGGGTGCGGCAAAAGCGATCGCCCAACTCAAACCCGATGTGGAAGTTCATTTTATCACCGCAGCTACCGAGAATATGATCGGCGGTCGCGCCATGCACCCAGGCGATGTTCTGAAAGCTTCTAACGGCAAGACGATCGAAGTCAACAACACCGATGCGGAAGGACGCCTGACTCTGGCAGATGCTTTGGTGTTTGCCGAAAAACTCGGCGTTGATGCCATGATCGATTTAGCCACCCTCACCGGTGCGTGCGTCATCGCTTTAGGCGATGATATTGCCGGTTTGTGGAGTCCGAACGATACCGTCGCCAACGAGATTATTGAAGCTGCCGAACTTGCTGGCGAAAAACTGTGGCGGATGCCTCTGGAAGAGAAATACTTTGATGGTTTAAAATCCCAAATCGCCGATATGAAAAATACCGGCCCCCGTCCCGGCGGTTCCATCACCGCTGCTTTGTTCCTCAAGCAATTTGTCAAAGAAACCCCTTGGGTACACTTGGACATTGCCGGCCCAGTTTGGGCAGACAAGGAAAACGGCTACAACAACGTTGGTGCTACCGGTTACGGTGTTCGCACTCTTGTTAATTGGGCACTTAGCTAA
- a CDS encoding lytic transglycosylase domain-containing protein, with translation MKNPIPLAVGAGLSVLLIGSTLLLMRWSDGEQAAPEATEVQAELSSQSKEKPKSATLPLVTLSPTQRASELEKIASGGKSLDRHRARYVLASDLIQQYRGQKAIAWLAGLEQDYPLLAPHIIAKRAQAYEVSGDKAKANATWQEVLQKYPESPVAAEALFALGRTDPQYWDKAIASFPSHPRTAEIAWTRLKQNPDRLPLLRLLVKHDPDSKQINTVLETLQNKYAAQLKPEDWEAIAYIYWDRFDFDKAGQAYAKATRTPLNLYRAGRGRQLRGKRTEAVLAYQQLLKEFPEAKETGLAAVRLGQLLLSPAALPYLDMAINRFPEKAGEALLLKAKILDGTGSAKSASQARQLALSKYADSEAVAEYRWTVARGRAKVGDFLGAWQWAQPITKHNPDSEFAPKAAFWVGKWATRLGRQQDAKASFEYVLKNYPESYYAWRSAGILGLNVGTFNTVRDMMPQVVKAPEKPLLPAGSEAMKELYRLGQKRDARALWQTEFNNRVQPTVNEQFTDGVLRLGVGENIKGITQVEGVSWWRDTPEEKAEISTLKQDIAYWHALYPFPFWEYIEPWSQERKLNPLLVTALIRQESRFEPAIRSIAGALGLMQVMPSTGAWIAQATNVKSYALDNPNDNIKFGTWYLDHTHETYSNNSLFAVASYNAGPGNVSKWISQFGLSDPDEFVEAVPFPETQGYIKHVFENYWNYLRLYNPQMSEILSHYKRTKN, from the coding sequence ATGAAAAATCCAATTCCCTTGGCTGTTGGTGCGGGGCTATCGGTTTTGTTGATTGGAAGTACCTTGTTATTAATGAGATGGAGCGATGGGGAACAGGCTGCGCCCGAAGCTACTGAGGTGCAGGCTGAGCTAAGTTCTCAGTCAAAAGAAAAGCCGAAGTCCGCAACACTGCCACTGGTAACACTTTCACCGACTCAACGGGCAAGCGAGCTAGAAAAGATCGCCTCCGGAGGAAAATCGCTCGATCGCCATCGCGCCCGGTATGTGCTAGCTAGCGACCTCATTCAACAATATCGCGGGCAAAAGGCGATCGCTTGGTTGGCAGGATTGGAACAAGATTATCCCTTATTAGCGCCACATATAATCGCAAAACGCGCCCAAGCTTATGAAGTGAGCGGCGATAAAGCCAAAGCAAACGCAACTTGGCAAGAAGTGCTGCAAAAGTATCCGGAAAGTCCGGTAGCGGCAGAGGCGCTGTTTGCTTTGGGACGCACCGATCCGCAATACTGGGATAAGGCGATCGCATCTTTTCCCAGTCACCCCCGCACCGCTGAAATCGCCTGGACTCGCCTCAAGCAAAATCCCGATCGACTGCCCCTGCTACGGCTGTTAGTCAAGCACGACCCCGACAGCAAGCAAATCAACACCGTCTTAGAAACCCTACAAAACAAGTATGCCGCCCAGTTAAAGCCGGAAGATTGGGAAGCAATAGCCTACATATACTGGGATAGGTTTGATTTCGACAAAGCCGGACAAGCTTATGCCAAAGCTACCCGCACGCCCCTCAATCTCTACCGCGCCGGTCGGGGACGCCAACTGCGCGGTAAAAGAACAGAAGCTGTATTAGCTTATCAGCAGTTGCTCAAGGAGTTTCCCGAAGCGAAGGAAACTGGTTTGGCGGCGGTACGCTTAGGGCAGTTACTTTTGTCTCCAGCAGCTTTACCGTATCTGGATATGGCAATTAACCGATTTCCAGAAAAAGCCGGTGAAGCACTTTTACTCAAAGCCAAAATTCTCGACGGTACGGGAAGCGCCAAGTCAGCATCGCAAGCTCGTCAGTTGGCGCTGAGCAAATATGCAGATTCCGAAGCTGTGGCTGAATATCGTTGGACTGTAGCTAGAGGTAGAGCCAAAGTCGGAGACTTCCTGGGCGCTTGGCAATGGGCCCAACCGATTACTAAGCACAATCCCGATAGCGAATTTGCACCCAAAGCAGCTTTTTGGGTGGGGAAATGGGCGACTAGATTGGGGCGTCAACAGGATGCCAAAGCTTCTTTCGAGTATGTGTTGAAAAACTATCCAGAATCTTACTATGCTTGGCGATCGGCTGGCATACTCGGTTTGAATGTGGGAACTTTCAACACGGTGCGCGATATGATGCCCCAAGTTGTAAAAGCTCCCGAAAAACCCTTGTTGCCAGCAGGTTCTGAAGCGATGAAAGAACTCTACCGACTTGGGCAAAAGCGCGATGCTAGAGCGTTGTGGCAAACCGAATTTAATAACCGCGTCCAGCCAACGGTAAACGAACAATTCACCGATGGAGTTCTCCGCTTGGGAGTCGGAGAAAATATCAAGGGAATTACACAAGTGGAGGGTGTGAGCTGGTGGCGAGATACGCCGGAAGAAAAAGCTGAAATATCTACCCTCAAGCAAGATATCGCATATTGGCACGCTCTCTATCCATTTCCATTTTGGGAATATATCGAACCTTGGTCGCAAGAACGCAAGCTCAATCCGTTACTCGTAACAGCTCTAATTCGTCAAGAATCTCGCTTTGAACCTGCTATCCGTTCCATTGCCGGTGCCCTTGGTTTGATGCAGGTAATGCCAAGTACGGGTGCCTGGATCGCTCAAGCAACAAACGTTAAAAGTTATGCTTTAGATAATCCCAACGACAACATCAAATTTGGCACTTGGTATCTGGATCACACCCACGAGACATACAGCAATAATTCTCTGTTTGCTGTCGCCAGTTATAATGCTGGGCCGGGGAATGTGTCAAAATGGATCTCGCAGTTTGGTTTGAGCGATCCCGATGAATTTGTGGAAGCTGTTCCGTTTCCAGAAACTCAAGGTTATATCAAACACGTGTTTGAAAATTATTGGAACTATCTGCGGCTGTACAATCCCCAAATGTCTGAAATATTATCCCATTACAAACGCACGAAAAATTAA
- the tatC gene encoding twin-arginine translocase subunit TatC: protein MTPPSELDTSTEPSLADAENENDNTKEEFLDELPGEVEMSLFDHLEELRERIFYSLIAVVLCISGCFFFVKPIVQLLEKPARGVKFVQLAPGEFFFVSLKVAGYSGLLVASPFILYQIIMFVLPGLTRRERRLLGPVVIGSSFLFFGGLVFAYVALIPAALNFLISYGADVVEQLFSIDRYFEFVLLLLFCTGLVFQIPIIQIIIGFLGIISSKQMLSAWRYVLMGSAILGAVLTPSTDPLTQTLLAGAVLGLYLFGTGLVVLLGK from the coding sequence ATGACGCCTCCTTCGGAACTAGATACCAGCACCGAACCATCTTTAGCAGACGCTGAAAACGAGAACGACAATACAAAAGAGGAATTTCTCGACGAACTCCCAGGAGAGGTCGAGATGTCCTTGTTCGACCACTTGGAGGAGTTGCGCGAGCGCATTTTCTACTCATTAATTGCTGTCGTGCTGTGTATATCAGGTTGCTTCTTTTTTGTCAAGCCGATCGTACAACTTTTGGAAAAGCCAGCACGGGGAGTAAAGTTTGTTCAGCTCGCTCCTGGGGAGTTCTTTTTTGTATCCCTAAAAGTGGCCGGATATAGCGGCTTACTGGTAGCCAGTCCGTTTATCCTCTACCAAATTATTATGTTTGTTTTGCCGGGATTGACTCGTCGGGAACGGCGCTTGCTGGGGCCAGTGGTGATTGGGTCTAGTTTTCTATTTTTTGGTGGCTTGGTTTTTGCTTATGTAGCCTTGATTCCGGCTGCGCTCAATTTCCTGATCAGTTATGGTGCCGATGTGGTCGAGCAACTGTTTTCGATCGATCGCTATTTTGAATTTGTTTTGCTGCTTTTATTCTGTACTGGGTTAGTTTTTCAAATTCCCATTATTCAAATTATCATCGGCTTTTTGGGAATTATATCTTCCAAACAAATGCTTTCGGCTTGGCGATACGTTTTAATGGGCTCGGCAATTTTGGGAGCGGTGCTGACGCCTTCCACTGACCCTTTGACGCAAACCCTTTTAGCAGGCGCGGTGCTGGGTTTGTACTTATTTGGTACTGGTTTGGTCGTTCTGTTGGGTAAATAG
- a CDS encoding type II toxin-antitoxin system RelE/ParE family toxin produces the protein MQSEPPSIQINFAEEFKRNLVTLSKKYRHIRSDVQPIIERLEAGELLGDRISGTDYVVFKVRIKNSDIKKGKSGGYRLIYHVQTPTIIFLMTIYSKSEHENVSVDKIRRILSDVYALSEDEEETQDEKNGDRPSD, from the coding sequence ATGCAGAGTGAGCCACCTTCAATTCAAATCAACTTTGCAGAAGAATTTAAACGTAATTTAGTTACTTTATCCAAAAAGTACAGACATATCCGCTCTGATGTTCAGCCAATAATTGAACGGCTTGAAGCTGGAGAGTTGCTCGGAGATCGAATATCAGGAACTGATTATGTCGTGTTTAAAGTGCGAATCAAAAACAGTGATATCAAAAAGGGCAAAAGTGGTGGCTATCGGCTCATCTACCACGTTCAAACACCAACAATAATATTTTTGATGACGATTTATTCAAAGTCAGAACACGAGAATGTTTCAGTAGATAAAATTAGACGCATTTTGAGTGATGTTTATGCGCTAAGCGAGGATGAAGAAGAAACGCAAGATGAGAAAAATGGCGATCGTCCCAGCGATTAA
- the menD gene encoding 2-succinyl-5-enolpyruvyl-6-hydroxy-3-cyclohexene-1-carboxylic-acid synthase, with protein sequence MPIDFRNTNSVWASLLTETLKRLGLTTAVICPGSRSTALVVAFAQQDKIEAIPVLDERSAAFLALGIAKKLGLPVALVCTSGTAGANFYPAIIEARESRVPLLVFTADRPPELRDCHSGQTIDQIKLYGTYPNWQAELAVPSLEIGILNYLRQTIIHAWERSLFPVPGPIHLNIPFRDPLAPIPQAATEELRSQFQPENFFASCQSSVISCQLSIANNNSLLNTLQNWLQCDRGIIIAGTSQPQFPKQYCQAIAQLSQTLKWPVLAEGLSPLRNYAELNPYLISTYDSILRNQQIAQQLKPEIAIQIGDLPTSKELRTWLESTQPRTWVIDTSHHNLDPLHGNTTHLRLSVEQLAQICAIEPNNLSKYLQIWCDVEATVRQRIDRTMATTETLFECKVAWLLSQILSPGTPIFIANSMPVRDVEFFWTPNNSGIQPFFNRGANGIDGTLSTALGIAHRHHSSVMLTGDLALLHDTNGFLLRNKFIGHLTIILINNNGGGIFEMLPIAKFEPPFEEFFATPQDIDFAQLCATYNVEYEAIASWQQLKQTLNPLPEKGIRVLELRTNRKADAKWRQENLGKFAEDIL encoded by the coding sequence ATGCCCATAGATTTTCGCAACACTAATTCTGTCTGGGCTTCCCTACTTACGGAAACCTTAAAACGACTCGGACTAACAACAGCAGTAATCTGTCCGGGGTCGCGTTCTACTGCTTTGGTAGTTGCTTTTGCCCAACAAGATAAAATAGAAGCTATTCCCGTTTTGGACGAGCGATCGGCTGCTTTTTTGGCGCTGGGAATTGCCAAAAAATTAGGTTTGCCAGTCGCATTAGTTTGCACTTCGGGAACGGCGGGCGCAAACTTTTATCCTGCTATTATTGAAGCCAGAGAAAGTCGCGTACCGCTGTTAGTTTTCACAGCCGATCGCCCGCCAGAATTGCGAGATTGTCATTCCGGACAAACTATCGACCAAATCAAATTATATGGCACTTATCCTAACTGGCAAGCTGAGTTAGCAGTGCCATCATTAGAAATTGGAATTTTGAATTATCTGCGGCAAACAATTATTCATGCCTGGGAGCGATCGCTCTTTCCCGTTCCCGGCCCAATCCATCTTAACATCCCCTTTCGCGACCCTCTCGCCCCCATACCCCAAGCGGCTACCGAAGAGTTGCGATCGCAATTCCAACCAGAAAATTTCTTTGCTAGCTGTCAGTCGTCAGTCATCAGTTGTCAGTTGTCAATAGCCAACAATAATTCTTTACTCAATACCTTACAAAACTGGTTACAATGCGATCGCGGAATCATCATCGCCGGCACGTCACAACCTCAATTTCCCAAACAGTATTGTCAGGCAATTGCCCAACTTTCCCAAACCTTAAAATGGCCTGTATTAGCAGAGGGATTATCCCCATTACGAAATTATGCCGAACTAAATCCTTACTTAATTTCCACCTACGATTCGATATTACGAAACCAGCAAATAGCACAACAACTTAAACCTGAAATCGCCATCCAGATAGGAGACTTACCCACCAGTAAAGAACTGCGAACTTGGTTAGAATCAACCCAACCGCGCACATGGGTAATTGACACCAGCCATCACAATTTAGATCCGCTACACGGCAACACAACTCATCTACGATTATCCGTAGAACAGCTAGCGCAAATATGTGCGATCGAACCAAACAATCTCAGTAAATATCTGCAAATTTGGTGCGATGTCGAAGCCACCGTCAGGCAACGCATTGACCGAACAATGGCAACAACAGAAACTTTATTTGAATGTAAAGTAGCTTGGTTACTTTCCCAGATTTTATCACCAGGAACGCCTATATTTATTGCCAACAGTATGCCCGTGCGAGATGTGGAATTTTTCTGGACACCGAACAATTCTGGAATTCAACCATTTTTCAACCGGGGCGCTAATGGTATTGATGGTACTTTATCCACCGCTTTAGGCATTGCCCATCGCCATCACAGCAGCGTTATGCTGACGGGAGATTTAGCTTTATTGCACGATACCAACGGCTTTTTATTGAGAAACAAATTTATCGGACATCTCACTATTATCTTGATTAATAACAATGGTGGTGGTATATTTGAAATGTTGCCGATTGCCAAATTTGAGCCGCCATTTGAAGAGTTTTTTGCCACACCCCAGGATATAGATTTCGCTCAGCTTTGCGCTACCTACAATGTCGAATATGAAGCGATCGCTTCTTGGCAGCAACTGAAACAAACATTGAATCCTCTGCCTGAAAAAGGTATTCGGGTATTAGAATTGAGAACAAATCGCAAAGCAGATGCTAAGTGGAGGCAGGAAAATCTCGGAAAGTTTGCAGAGGATATATTGTGA
- a CDS encoding isochorismate synthase, whose protein sequence is MFASVPVTHHANLFEDRKELHQFLLACKQTLIEKGLQKVVSISLPSKPLDPLAVLDRIAEPEKLHFYWEKANQGEAIAAIDTAAKFKLEGVDRFSQAQKFIDSCLANTIATGALDLPFSGPHFFCTFTFFDENINGDSPFPAATVFLPRWQFSCQKDCCVIVANTVIDSNANIEVIAENIWQKLHQIRLANYRNFHLSNYKQKLQPQDVTDRRNFQSSVVSALQSIRSKHFSKIVLAHAIEVNSPRPFHRVDSLNNLRIIYPDCYVFSTSNGKGQDFIGASPERLIRIQERELETDALAGSAPRGKTAAEDAYFAELLLRSEKERREHRVVIDFIVDRLSNLGLSHQRLPIPGLLQLSNIQHLWTPIRGKITGGVQPLQILAELHPTPAVAGDPRDIALSQIRRYEAFDRSVYAAPLGWIDHRGNSEFVVGIRSALIDSDRARLYAGAGIVAGSDPDKELAEIQLKLQALLKALV, encoded by the coding sequence ATGTTCGCTTCCGTGCCAGTGACACATCATGCTAATCTGTTTGAAGATCGCAAGGAACTGCATCAGTTTCTTTTAGCTTGCAAACAAACCTTAATTGAAAAAGGGCTCCAAAAAGTTGTCAGTATTTCCCTGCCAAGTAAACCGCTCGATCCGCTAGCTGTACTCGATCGCATTGCCGAGCCGGAAAAACTGCATTTTTATTGGGAAAAAGCCAATCAAGGGGAAGCGATCGCGGCGATCGATACAGCCGCTAAATTTAAGTTAGAAGGAGTCGATCGCTTTTCGCAAGCACAAAAATTTATCGATTCATGCCTTGCTAACACAATTGCCACAGGCGCGTTAGACCTACCCTTTTCTGGCCCTCACTTTTTCTGTACTTTCACATTTTTTGATGAGAATATCAATGGTGATTCTCCTTTCCCCGCCGCCACAGTTTTTTTACCTCGCTGGCAGTTTTCCTGTCAAAAAGATTGCTGTGTTATAGTCGCTAATACTGTAATCGACAGCAATGCAAACATCGAAGTTATAGCAGAAAATATATGGCAGAAACTCCACCAAATTAGATTAGCTAACTACAGAAATTTTCATTTGAGCAATTATAAACAGAAATTGCAGCCGCAAGATGTAACGGATCGCAGAAATTTTCAATCCTCAGTCGTATCGGCATTGCAATCAATTCGATCTAAACATTTTAGCAAAATTGTCCTTGCCCACGCAATTGAGGTTAATTCGCCGCGCCCTTTTCATCGGGTTGATTCCTTAAATAATTTGCGAATAATTTATCCGGATTGCTACGTTTTTTCCACCAGTAACGGCAAAGGTCAAGATTTTATCGGTGCCAGCCCAGAGCGTTTAATTAGGATACAAGAGCGAGAGTTAGAAACCGATGCTTTGGCGGGGTCAGCACCGCGAGGCAAAACAGCAGCCGAAGATGCTTATTTTGCAGAACTTTTGCTCAGAAGTGAAAAGGAAAGGCGGGAACATCGAGTTGTCATTGACTTCATTGTCGATCGCTTATCCAACCTGGGTTTGTCACACCAGAGACTTCCTATACCCGGTCTTTTACAACTTTCAAATATACAGCATTTATGGACACCAATTCGAGGTAAAATCACTGGCGGTGTGCAGCCATTACAAATTTTGGCAGAACTCCATCCCACCCCTGCTGTTGCAGGCGATCCCAGAGACATCGCGCTCTCGCAAATTCGCCGCTATGAAGCATTCGATCGCTCTGTTTATGCCGCACCATTGGGTTGGATAGATCATCGCGGTAACAGCGAATTTGTCGTAGGCATTCGCTCAGCACTAATAGACAGCGATCGCGCTAGACTGTACGCAGGTGCCGGTATCGTTGCTGGGTCAGATCCAGACAAAGAACTCGCAGAAATTCAACTGAAACTTCAAGCACTTCTCAAAGCTTTAGTGTGA
- the menA gene encoding 2-carboxy-1,4-naphthoquinone phytyltransferase: MTTQSIAHSNSKLWLAALKPPMYSVAVIPIWVGTAVAFAENNTFNGAIFSTFLISAILIVAWLNLSNDVFDSETGIDQNKAHSLVNLTGNKPLIFWLANLFLAVGILGVVAIAWWQQDLTVIGLILLCCAMGYTYQGPPFRLGYQGLGEIICFFTFGPLGVSAAYYSQTQSWSIANIAASAIVGIVTSLILFCSHFHQLEDDLAAGKKSPIVRLGTAKASQLLPWLGGSIYPLTVLFVALHIFPVWTLLTFASLPFALKLFRHVGENHDRPEKVSNCKFIAVALHFWSGLLLGLGFVLANI, translated from the coding sequence ATGACTACACAATCTATTGCTCATTCAAACAGTAAGTTGTGGTTGGCAGCACTTAAACCACCAATGTACAGCGTTGCCGTGATTCCAATTTGGGTGGGAACTGCTGTTGCTTTCGCGGAAAATAACACTTTTAATGGCGCAATCTTTTCGACATTTTTAATTTCAGCGATTTTGATTGTTGCGTGGCTCAATCTCAGTAACGATGTGTTCGATTCGGAAACTGGAATCGATCAAAACAAAGCGCATTCGCTCGTTAATTTAACAGGAAATAAACCTTTAATTTTTTGGTTGGCGAATTTGTTTTTAGCTGTGGGTATTCTGGGAGTAGTGGCGATCGCATGGTGGCAACAAGACCTCACTGTAATCGGTCTGATACTCCTGTGCTGTGCGATGGGCTACACTTACCAAGGGCCGCCCTTTCGGTTGGGATATCAGGGTTTGGGGGAAATAATTTGCTTTTTTACCTTTGGGCCATTGGGCGTATCGGCGGCGTACTACAGCCAAACCCAAAGCTGGTCGATCGCCAATATAGCAGCTTCTGCGATCGTCGGCATCGTCACCAGCTTGATTTTGTTTTGTTCCCATTTTCATCAACTTGAAGACGACCTTGCGGCAGGGAAGAAATCCCCCATTGTCCGACTCGGCACTGCCAAAGCATCCCAGCTATTACCTTGGCTTGGCGGCAGCATTTACCCTTTGACTGTGCTGTTCGTCGCATTGCACATTTTCCCAGTTTGGACATTGCTAACCTTTGCCAGTTTACCCTTCGCCCTCAAGTTATTCCGACACGTTGGCGAAAATCACGATCGACCGGAAAAAGTCAGCAATTGTAAATTTATCGCCGTAGCGCTGCATTTTTGGAGTGGCTTACTGTTAGGATTGGGATTCGTACTTGCCAACATTTGA
- a CDS encoding o-succinylbenzoate synthase, producing MLYQFEFRPYRRQFKRALSTSHGNWDIREGIILRFTDDKGAIGWGEIAPIPWFGSETLPSAINFCRQLGDEITTETIFSIPSKLPSCQFGFESALNFGFWILDFGLKADFPNSVESATNPQSKIQNLKSKIAYSCLLPAGEAALHQWQTLWQQGYRTFKWKINVVPIQDEIKIFAKLIQALPTSAKLRLDANAGLNWSAANEWLKVCENYSQIEFLEQPLPVEQFDAMLDLANRYSTPIALDESVATLSQLQTCYEKGWRSIFVIKPGIVGSPRLLRQFCQQHDIDVVFSSVFETVIGRQAALNLAAELSHRDRAVGFGVNHWFNEDEETWLENLWNNPH from the coding sequence ATGCTTTATCAGTTTGAATTTCGTCCTTATCGGCGACAGTTTAAACGCGCCCTCTCCACCAGTCACGGCAACTGGGATATTCGAGAGGGCATTATCCTGCGCTTCACCGATGATAAAGGTGCAATTGGTTGGGGAGAAATTGCCCCTATTCCCTGGTTCGGTTCCGAAACATTGCCGTCAGCTATAAATTTTTGTCGCCAGTTGGGCGATGAAATAACAACAGAAACAATTTTCTCTATTCCATCTAAACTTCCCTCATGTCAATTTGGTTTTGAATCCGCTCTCAATTTTGGATTTTGGATTTTGGATTTTGGATTAAAAGCTGATTTTCCAAATTCGGTGGAATCAGCGACTAACCCGCAATCTAAAATCCAAAATCTAAAATCTAAAATTGCTTACAGTTGCTTATTACCAGCAGGTGAAGCCGCTTTACATCAATGGCAAACACTTTGGCAGCAAGGATATCGCACTTTCAAATGGAAAATTAATGTTGTTCCCATTCAAGATGAAATCAAAATTTTTGCAAAGCTAATTCAGGCACTACCGACATCGGCCAAACTGCGATTAGATGCTAATGCTGGATTGAATTGGTCAGCAGCAAATGAATGGCTGAAAGTGTGCGAGAATTACTCTCAGATCGAATTCCTCGAACAACCCCTACCCGTCGAGCAATTTGATGCCATGTTAGATTTAGCTAACCGCTATTCTACCCCAATAGCATTAGACGAATCCGTTGCCACACTTAGCCAATTGCAAACCTGTTACGAAAAAGGTTGGCGAAGTATTTTTGTCATCAAACCCGGCATAGTTGGTTCCCCCAGACTTCTGCGTCAATTTTGTCAGCAACATGACATTGATGTCGTCTTTTCATCTGTTTTTGAAACAGTTATTGGCAGACAAGCTGCACTTAACCTTGCAGCTGAACTTTCTCATCGCGATCGAGCAGTTGGTTTTGGCGTCAATCACTGGTTTAATGAAGATGAGGAAACGTGGCTTGAAAATTTATGGAACAACCCCCATTAG